TGAAATCGGTTTGCGATTGGTTTTCATGACGGTCAGCAGAAAACCCAAAGGCCTGACTTCATCGGTCTTTGTAAAAACCAGATGGTCAATTGGAATCACTGAAAAGTGTCCGATCATCCGGCTCAACTCTTTTTCCCGGGTCTGCGAAGAGAGAACCAGATGCGTTTCAAGAGGGCCGGATATCCCTTCCAGATCTTTTAATTCGGACATTTGATCGGAATTCAGATAGTTCCTTCCGGGGGTATCAATCAACACAACCTCATTTTTCTTCTTTTGTTTAATGAGTTTTCTCAGCTCATTAGAAGTGGGGGCGGCACAAACAGGAGCCCCGATGATCCTCCCATAAATCTTCAACTGTTCGATCGCTCCCGCGCGGCAGGTGTCGAGCGTTACCAAGGTTACAGGCGTCTTTTTCGTAACATATTGCGAGGCAAGTTTGATAAGCGTCGTGGTTTTTCCCGATCCGGTCGGACCGACAAAAGCCATGGCCGGCATTTCTTTCTCCCCCTCGCCGCCGGGAGGGGTAATCCTGTTAAAGATGCCCGCCACCATCTGTTCGATATAAACTTTTACAGCATCGGAGTCTTCGAGTTCTTCAGGAGTCAGCTTTTCATATAATAAATGGACCAAACCAAAAGCCGTCCCCCTATCGAGCCCGTTTGACACCAAACGGTCTAAAAGAGCAGTCAACCGGGAAGGGAAAATTTCAGCCTCCGGCTGCCGGAGGCTATATCCCGAAATCCTCCTCATTTCATTCCGCATTTCTTCCAGGCAAACCCGTAACTGTCCATTTTCAATCTGGCACTCCTTTCTGAATTTCTCGAAGGATGCTTTTAAATCGTGCGGGTCTTCTTCAAACAAGCCAGCCGAAGGGGTTTCCTCTTTCAGGGAATTAATCTCCTTGAGAGTCTTTTCAAATGAATCTTTATTTTCTTCATTTTTCTTGAGAACCGGATGCGGGTCTATCGCCGCGGTCACTTCCACAAAAGGACGGCTCAATAGCCCGAATATCCCCCCCTTTTTTCTCACTTCGCGGGTTGAGAGGATGACCGCATTCGGGCCGAGTTCTTCCCTGACCGCTCTCAGGGCCTCTGACATCTCTAAAGCTTCAAATTTCTTAATCTTCATCGGGCAGTTTTATATTCTCAAAGGATTGAATCTTGATTTGTTTGACCACTTCATTGCTCGATAGAACCGGAATGGCCGGAAACGGCCTTTCCGTCAGTTTTCTCAGGTGCGGCCTTACCACAGGAGAAGAGAGGAGAACCGGCTGAACATTTTTTAAAATCATTCTGTCAGACGCCTGTTTGATCTTTTGAAGGACTTTTTGCGTCCAGACAGGGTCCAGCGTCAAAAACGTCCCGTTAGGGGTTTGTTGAATCGCCGAGGCAATGGCCTGATCGAGCCTGGGATCGAGCGTGATGACCGTGAGAGACCGGTCCGGAGACTGGTACTGGTGAGTGATCGTTCTGGCCAACGCCTGCCGAACGTACTCGACAAGAATATCCGGGTCTTTTGTTACGGAGGCGTGGTCGACAAGGGTTTCCAGGATCGTTCTAAAATCACGGATCGGGACCCTCTCCGCCAGAAGCCGTGAAAGAACACGGACAACTCCCCCAAGAGATAAAAGGTTCGGGATCAATTCTTCAACCAGCTTCGGCGACTGTTTGCTGAACAGGTCAATCAGCTGTTGGACCTCCTGCCGGCCTGCCAGTTCGTGGGCGTTATTTCTGATGACTTCCGTCAGATGGGTGGCAAGGACCGAAGCGGTATCCACTACGGTGTATCCGGCCAGTTGTGCCCGTTCTTTTTCTTTTTCATTAATCCAGATCGCGGGAAGTCCATAGCAGGGTTCTTTTGTAGGGATTCCCTGAATCCCCCGGTCTATGCCCGAAGGGGTCATCGCAAGGTAATGATGGACCATGGCCTCACCCCCTGCCACTTCGATTCCTTTAATTAAGATTTGATATTCATTCGGCTTCAACTTCAGATTATCCTGGATATGAATCTGTGAAATGACAAACCCCAGTTCCGAAGCCAGCTGTTTCCGTATGGCGCTGATTCTTTTAAGAAGCTCCCCTCCCTTTGATTCATCAACCAGAGGGATCAGGCTATATCCAATATGGAGCTCCATCAGGTCGAGAGGCGCAATTCCTTCAGCCTTTTCCTCCCGAACGGCCGGTTTCGCCTTTTCGACCTCTTCTTGCGCTTTTGCCTTCTCACGGGTATTCCTGACCATGATTCCACCCCCTGCCATCATTGCCGCAAGGAGAATAAAGGCGGCATGGGGAAAACCCGGCATCAGGCCGAGGAAAAAGATGATCCCGGAAGCTCCCAGGATCGCCTGTGGGTGGACCATGATCTGGTTGCCGACTTCTGTTCCGAGATTAGATTCGGCCGCGGCCCTTGTCATCACGATGCCGGCGGCGGTAGAAATGATTAAAGCCGGAAATTGAGCAACAAGCCCTTCACCCACGGTCAGAAGAGTAAAATTCTGGGCGGCTTCAGACAGGCTCATTCCCTTTTGGAGGACGCCGATCACCAACCCTCCAAAAATATTCACAAGAATAATGAGTATGGCGGCAATGGCATCTCCCCGGACAAATTTGCTGGACCCGTCCATGGCTCCATAGAAATCGGCCTCCTGGGAAATAGCCAGTCTCCTTCTTCTCGCTTCCTTATCATCGATCAGCCCGGCATTCAGATCGGCATCGATGCTCATCTGCTTGCCGGGCATGGCATCCAGCATGAAACGGGCCGCCACCTCCGCGATACGGCCTGAACCTTTGGTAATAACGACAAAGTTAATGACAATTAAAATAACGAATACAATCAGGCCGACGGTATAGCTTCCTCCGACCAAAAGATCGCCGATAGACTTGATCACCTGTCCCGCCGCATCGGAGCCTTCTCCCCCATGCATAAGGATCAGGCGCGTGGCAGCCACGTTTAAAGAAAGGCGAAACAGGGTGACAATCAGAAGAATGGAGGGAAAAGCGGAAAAATCAACCGGCTTTAAGGTATACATCGATACGAAAATGATGGTGAGGGCCAATCCCATGTTAAAGACAAGAAGGAGGTCGAGAACAGCCCGGTGAAGAGGCATAATCATCAGAAGAAGAACTCCCACCACGGCGACACTGAGGACCATCGCGCCGCTTTTCACCACAATGCCTGCAGGTCTGTTATGGGTTAATGTTTCTGCCATTTGTTAAGCCTTTCCCGGTCTCTGAGGATTTGAATTCATTTTTCCCCGGAGACGATAAACATAGGCCAGGACCTCGGCCACAGCTCTGTAAAGGTTCTGGGGGACGGTCCCTCCCACCTTTACCTGTTTGAAAAGGGACCGGGCAAGCGGCTTGTTTTCCAGTACGGGAATGCCATGTTCCCTTGCTTTTTCTCTGATAATCTGGGCGATGACACCTGCTCCCTTTGCCACCACGCGGGGCGCGCCCATGGAGTCCTGCTTATACATGAGGGCCACGGCAAGCCTCGTCGGATTGGTGACCACCACATCCGCCTTTGGAACTTCGGCAATCATCCTGTTTCGTGACAGTTGTTTCTGAATGCTCCGTATCCGGGATTTGACCAGCGGGCTCCCTTCGTGTTGCCGCATTTCATCTTTTATCTCCTGTTTGGTCATTCTTATTTTCCGCTCGTACTCCCATCTCTGATACCCATAATCCGCGGCTGCCAGGACAGAAATGACCCCGCCCATCCATAGCGCAAGATGGAACAGGAGTCCGGCCATCAACCGCAGCTCATCCTCTGACGAAGACTGCACCGATTCAATCGCCAGGGGAAGATTTTTACGGACGGAATAATAGGCGACATAGCCGATGAGACAAAGTTTGAGAAAGGCTTTTATCCCTTCCACGCTTGATTGAAGAGAAAAAAGTTTTTTGATCCCGGAGAGAGGATTGATACGGGAGAGGTCGGGCGCAAAAATGGAGCCTGTCCATATCAATCCCTGCTGTCCGACGATGGAAATGATGGCGATCCCGCTGAAAATAAAAAGAAGGGGGAGGAGGATCTTCATGCTCTCAACCATCCCTGTCATCATCAATCCATAGAACATTCTTTGATCCATCGGCCTGAAGAAAGATTGCGCCCAGAGCGTCATCATCAACTCTTTAAATTGGGAAATCATTAAGGGGCCGAAAATGCTCAAAATAAAAGCCCCTCCGAGAATAAGAAGGGTCGAGGTCACCTCGCGGCTCCTCGGGACATTCCCTTTCTTACGCGCCTCGGCACGGCGCTTTGGAGTTGCCTTTTCAGTTTTATCCTGCTGGTCGGTATCCATTCTCTACCCTCTACACCCTCTGTAAAAGCTCATTGAGTACCCCGCCAAGGTTGTGAAACTCCCGGCTGACCAATGAAATGATCATGGACGTTGAGGCCCCCAAAATCAAAAGGCCAAGCCCTATCGTCAATGGAAAGCTCAGGAAGAAGATATTGATCTGAGGGACAACTCTTGAAAGAATTCCCATCGCAACAGTGGTCATCAGAAGGGTCATCAGTACCGGAATCCCTATTTTCATTCCGAGCACGAACATCTCCCCTGTCACTCTGATCAGATAGTGCGCCAGAGAGGATGAGACACTCACCTCTGGCTGGTAGGGAATCGAAAAACTCGATACCAGAGCTTCTAGAACAATATGGTGAGCGTTTACCCCGAAAAAGATCATGACCGCGATAAAGACTTCAAATTTTCCGATGAGCGAGACCTGACGGCTGGAAGCAGGATCATAGAGATTGGCCGCGTTTAACCCCATCTGAAGGCCGGAAAGCTCTCCGCCGAGCTCGACCGCGGCGAAAACCACCCGGGTTCCAAAACCCATGAGCAGGCCGATGAGAGCTTCTCTGAGAAAAGCAATGAACCAGTCGAAGAGGCCCGGAGAGGGCAGATTGACATGAACAACCGGAAATAAGACGAAAGCGATCGACAGGACCAGTAATATTTTAACGGAATGGGGAACACTTTTCCCGTCCAGAATGGGTAAGGCCGCCATAAACGAAGAGACTCTTGTCATGATAAAAAGAAAGGCGGTTTGGTTATTGATGACGGAGTTAATAAGTTGATCCATTTTTTATCCCGCTCCGGATGAAATGCTGGTCAACATATGAGTCGTAAAACTGACCAGAACAGACATCATCCAGGGCATAAAAATAACCAGCGCAAGCGCCACGGCCAGGATCTTGGGGAGGAATGTCAGGGTCGATTCATTAATTTGGGTAACCGCCTGAAACAGACTGACCGCAAGCCCTGCAATCAAACTGATCATCAGAACGGGAGCGACAACAAGGAGCGTCGTCTCAATGGTCCTTTGAACGAGGTCAACGATAAAATCAGGGGTCATTTCAAGCTCCAAAACTTTTGACAAGCGATCCAATCACTAAAAACCACCCGTCAGAGAGAACAAATAAAATTAATTTAAAGGGGAGTGAGACCATGACCGGAGGGAGCATCATCATTCCCATCGACATCAGGATGCTCGCAACCACCATATCGATAATTAAGAACGGGAGGTAGATCAAAAAACCGATCTGGAACGCCGTGCGAAGCTCGCTGATCATGAACGCCGGCGTAATCACATAGAGGGGGACGTCATTGGAATATCTTGGCGCCGGAATCTTTGAGATCTGAACGAATAATGCCAGATCCTTTTCACGAACCTGTTTTAACATGAAGCCTCTGATCGGCCCTTCCGCCTGGCTCAAGGCCTCTGCCTGGCTGACTTTATGGTCCATGTAAGGCTGTAAGGCCTCTGTATTTATTTTATGCCAGACCGGAAACATGATAAAGAAAGTCAGAAAAAGAGCCAGACTGATCAGGACCTGGTTGGGGGGAGTCTGTTGAGTCCCCAGCGCCTGCCTCAAAAATGAAAGAACGATGATAATACGGATAAAAGAGGTCATCATGATAAACAGCGCGGGAGCCAGAGATAATACCGTTAACAAAAGGAATATCTGAATGACGACGGACATTTCGATCGGCTGTCCGTTTCCCATTTGAATTGAAATAGAGGGGCCGGAACCTGTTCCCTGTGCTCCTAAAACAGGGGTTCCCCATAATAAAATTAAAAAAGGAATCAGGAGAAAGATCGGGCTTTTTTTGTTAAATCCGTTCATGGTCATGTTTCTCTTGAGAGGTATTGGTGGTATTAAAGGATTCCTTTTTTATTCTGATCAGGAGCGAAATCTGATTGGCCGTCACCCCCAGAACTAAATAGTGCTCCCCGGCTTCCACCAGGGTGATCTCTTTTTTCAAGCCAATCGAGATCGAATGAATGACCTGGAGAAAGGGGCCTGGCCGGGCAATTCCATACCGGTTTCCGAGATATTTTTTAGCCAGCAGGCTGACAATGAAGATCATTCCCAGAACAAATGCCAGAGCTGATCCTGTTTTAATAATTCCTGTTAAAAGATCCATTGGGCCTATTTATTCAATTGTTTAATACGTTCCGTCGGGCTGACGATATCTGTAAGCCTGACCCCGAACTTGTCGTTGACGACAACCACCTCTCCCCGCGCAATCAACTTGTCGCCGATTTGAACTTCCATCGGCTCCCCTGCAAGCTTCTCAAGCTCGACGACCGATCCCTGACCCAGCTGGAGGAGATCTCTGATCATCATCCGGACACTTCCGAGAAGAACGCTCACTTTTAAAGGAACATCGAGAATAAAATCGATATTCTTCATCGCTTCTCCGGTTTGACTCTCCTGTATCGGAGAAAAGGCCGCACTTTTCACTTCACCCGCAGGTGGATTTTTTTTGATCTCAGCGGCCGGTTTTGACTGGCCATTTTCTGTCTCATTCGCCATTGATTTCATCCTCCTGATAACGGACCACTCTTTTTATTTTTACCGAGGTATTTCCGTTGAAAATACCGGCGGTCCCGAGAAATTTTGTCCGATCCTCGACTTTCAACCTAAGCTCCTCATTCACACCTTTATCCAATAAAATAATATCTCCTGCGGATAGCTCGCCAAGGTCCCTCAACGTAAGGTCCGCCGTTCCGAGCTCAGCGGTGACATTCACATTACAACCCTGCAATTGATTTTTGAACCGCTCTCCCCACTGCCGGTCAACTTCGAGTTGATCACTCTGGAATCCCCCATATAATTTTTCCCGGATAGGCTCAATGGTCGGATAAGGAAGGCAAAGGTAGATGTTCCAGGTCTTATCCTCCAACTCCAGTTTGAAAACAACCGTAATGGTCACCTCTGTGGGGGCCACAATCATGGCAAACTGAGGATTGATTTCACGGCGTACCATTGAAAGGGTTGCCGGATAGACCGGGTACCAGGCTTTTTGAAGGTCCACGATAAGTAAATCGACTATTTTTTCGATGAATTTTTGTTCGATAGGGGTAAAATCACGCCCTTCGGCCTTAACATAGGTTTGCCCTTTTCCCCCAAAAAAATAATCCAGAAGGATAAAAACAAGCCGGGCATCCAGCGATAATAGAATATTCCCCCTTAAGGGCTCCATTTTTAAAATATTCAGACTGCTGGGGACGGGAACTCTTCTCATAAATTCATTGAATTTTATAACTTCTACGGAGAGAGGAGAAAATTCGACGGTTTTTCTGAGGGTCGATGAGAGAGTAACCTGAAAAACACGTGAAAAGCGTTCGTTGATAATATCGAGGGTGGGCATCCTCCCCCGGATGATCCGGTCCTGACTTGTCAGGTCATAGGCCCTAATACCCAAAGGAGCCTGCGCCGCTTCTGTTTTGACAGTTCCGGAAGAGACGCCGTTAAGAAGCGCGTCGACTTCAGCTTGCGATAAAACCTTATCTGCCATCTTTTTTTACTCAGCCTTTCTTCTTACTGAACAACGAAATCGGTAAAATAAGCCGCTTTTACCTTCTCTCCTTTTAGAACCGTATTCACCCTCTCGATAATCTCATCGCGCAACTCCATCTTTCCTTCGACCGTCTTGACGCCGGCATAATCTTTACTGCTTAAAAGAATCAGAATGGTGTCTCTGACTTGAGGAAGGTGATCGGTTATTTCTTTGACAGTCTCTTCATTTTTTAATTGGAGCTTTATGGTTACTTTCAGATACTGAACCTGTTGAGAGCTCATCAGATTTACGACGAATGGGTCCATGCTAAAGATAGGACTGTTTTCTTCTTCTTTTGCACCCTCTTTTTTGGACTCCGATTTGGTCTGTTCCTTCTTCTCCGAACTTTTTTGGCCTGTCGATTTAGAGCTTAAAAAATACCAGACCCCTCCTCCGATGCCTGATACGACAAAAGCGCCGGCCAGAATGATAATCAGGAGTTTGCTTTTTCCTTTTTTCGGGGGTTCAGTTTTTATCTCTTCCTTTTTGGGTTCATCTGCCATTTTCATCCCTCTGATTAGTTATTGAGTGGAATAACCGAACTCAGGAGAGGCTATATGCAAGGGTTATACCATGATAAAAACTTTCTTTTTTTCAATTAAAAACCCTTAAATTTTCAGGTTTTTATTAAAAATAAAGGAAATGGAATAGAGGAAGGGGTAGATCAGCGTCAAACAAATTTTATGAGGTGTCATAAGTTTGACGACAAAAAAACGCCCTTCATAATCATAATGAAGAGCGTTTTTTAAAACCTATGATATCGTTAATTAGCGCTTTAGGTTGACCAGCTCCTGCAA
The Nitrospirota bacterium DNA segment above includes these coding regions:
- the fliR gene encoding flagellar biosynthetic protein FliR, with the translated sequence MDQLINSVINNQTAFLFIMTRVSSFMAALPILDGKSVPHSVKILLVLSIAFVLFPVVHVNLPSPGLFDWFIAFLREALIGLLMGFGTRVVFAAVELGGELSGLQMGLNAANLYDPASSRQVSLIGKFEVFIAVMIFFGVNAHHIVLEALVSSFSIPYQPEVSVSSSLAHYLIRVTGEMFVLGMKIGIPVLMTLLMTTVAMGILSRVVPQINIFFLSFPLTIGLGLLILGASTSMIISLVSREFHNLGGVLNELLQRV
- the flhF gene encoding flagellar biosynthesis protein FlhF — translated: MKIKKFEALEMSEALRAVREELGPNAVILSTREVRKKGGIFGLLSRPFVEVTAAIDPHPVLKKNEENKDSFEKTLKEINSLKEETPSAGLFEEDPHDLKASFEKFRKECQIENGQLRVCLEEMRNEMRRISGYSLRQPEAEIFPSRLTALLDRLVSNGLDRGTAFGLVHLLYEKLTPEELEDSDAVKVYIEQMVAGIFNRITPPGGEGEKEMPAMAFVGPTGSGKTTTLIKLASQYVTKKTPVTLVTLDTCRAGAIEQLKIYGRIIGAPVCAAPTSNELRKLIKQKKKNEVVLIDTPGRNYLNSDQMSELKDLEGISGPLETHLVLSSQTREKELSRMIGHFSVIPIDHLVFTKTDEVRPLGFLLTVMKTNRKPISYLTTGQRVPDDIEIATPKKMTELILN
- a CDS encoding flagellar basal body-associated FliL family protein; this encodes MADEPKKEEIKTEPPKKGKSKLLIIILAGAFVVSGIGGGVWYFLSSKSTGQKSSEKKEQTKSESKKEGAKEEENSPIFSMDPFVVNLMSSQQVQYLKVTIKLQLKNEETVKEITDHLPQVRDTILILLSSKDYAGVKTVEGKMELRDEIIERVNTVLKGEKVKAAYFTDFVVQ
- the flhB gene encoding flagellar biosynthesis protein FlhB, giving the protein MDTDQQDKTEKATPKRRAEARKKGNVPRSREVTSTLLILGGAFILSIFGPLMISQFKELMMTLWAQSFFRPMDQRMFYGLMMTGMVESMKILLPLLFIFSGIAIISIVGQQGLIWTGSIFAPDLSRINPLSGIKKLFSLQSSVEGIKAFLKLCLIGYVAYYSVRKNLPLAIESVQSSSEDELRLMAGLLFHLALWMGGVISVLAAADYGYQRWEYERKIRMTKQEIKDEMRQHEGSPLVKSRIRSIQKQLSRNRMIAEVPKADVVVTNPTRLAVALMYKQDSMGAPRVVAKGAGVIAQIIREKAREHGIPVLENKPLARSLFKQVKVGGTVPQNLYRAVAEVLAYVYRLRGKMNSNPQRPGKA
- the fliQ gene encoding flagellar biosynthesis protein FliQ, producing the protein MTPDFIVDLVQRTIETTLLVVAPVLMISLIAGLAVSLFQAVTQINESTLTFLPKILAVALALVIFMPWMMSVLVSFTTHMLTSISSGAG
- the flhA gene encoding flagellar biosynthesis protein FlhA yields the protein MAETLTHNRPAGIVVKSGAMVLSVAVVGVLLLMIMPLHRAVLDLLLVFNMGLALTIIFVSMYTLKPVDFSAFPSILLIVTLFRLSLNVAATRLILMHGGEGSDAAGQVIKSIGDLLVGGSYTVGLIVFVILIVINFVVITKGSGRIAEVAARFMLDAMPGKQMSIDADLNAGLIDDKEARRRRLAISQEADFYGAMDGSSKFVRGDAIAAILIILVNIFGGLVIGVLQKGMSLSEAAQNFTLLTVGEGLVAQFPALIISTAAGIVMTRAAAESNLGTEVGNQIMVHPQAILGASGIIFFLGLMPGFPHAAFILLAAMMAGGGIMVRNTREKAKAQEEVEKAKPAVREEKAEGIAPLDLMELHIGYSLIPLVDESKGGELLKRISAIRKQLASELGFVISQIHIQDNLKLKPNEYQILIKGIEVAGGEAMVHHYLAMTPSGIDRGIQGIPTKEPCYGLPAIWINEKEKERAQLAGYTVVDTASVLATHLTEVIRNNAHELAGRQEVQQLIDLFSKQSPKLVEELIPNLLSLGGVVRVLSRLLAERVPIRDFRTILETLVDHASVTKDPDILVEYVRQALARTITHQYQSPDRSLTVITLDPRLDQAIASAIQQTPNGTFLTLDPVWTQKVLQKIKQASDRMILKNVQPVLLSSPVVRPHLRKLTERPFPAIPVLSSNEVVKQIKIQSFENIKLPDED
- the fliO gene encoding flagellar biosynthetic protein FliO, with the translated sequence MDLLTGIIKTGSALAFVLGMIFIVSLLAKKYLGNRYGIARPGPFLQVIHSISIGLKKEITLVEAGEHYLVLGVTANQISLLIRIKKESFNTTNTSQEKHDHERI
- the fliM gene encoding flagellar motor switch protein FliM; translation: MADKVLSQAEVDALLNGVSSGTVKTEAAQAPLGIRAYDLTSQDRIIRGRMPTLDIINERFSRVFQVTLSSTLRKTVEFSPLSVEVIKFNEFMRRVPVPSSLNILKMEPLRGNILLSLDARLVFILLDYFFGGKGQTYVKAEGRDFTPIEQKFIEKIVDLLIVDLQKAWYPVYPATLSMVRREINPQFAMIVAPTEVTITVVFKLELEDKTWNIYLCLPYPTIEPIREKLYGGFQSDQLEVDRQWGERFKNQLQGCNVNVTAELGTADLTLRDLGELSAGDIILLDKGVNEELRLKVEDRTKFLGTAGIFNGNTSVKIKRVVRYQEDEINGE
- the fliN gene encoding flagellar motor switch protein FliN; amino-acid sequence: MKSMANETENGQSKPAAEIKKNPPAGEVKSAAFSPIQESQTGEAMKNIDFILDVPLKVSVLLGSVRMMIRDLLQLGQGSVVELEKLAGEPMEVQIGDKLIARGEVVVVNDKFGVRLTDIVSPTERIKQLNK
- the fliP gene encoding flagellar type III secretion system pore protein FliP (The bacterial flagellar biogenesis protein FliP forms a type III secretion system (T3SS)-type pore required for flagellar assembly.), which gives rise to MNGFNKKSPIFLLIPFLILLWGTPVLGAQGTGSGPSISIQMGNGQPIEMSVVIQIFLLLTVLSLAPALFIMMTSFIRIIIVLSFLRQALGTQQTPPNQVLISLALFLTFFIMFPVWHKINTEALQPYMDHKVSQAEALSQAEGPIRGFMLKQVREKDLALFVQISKIPAPRYSNDVPLYVITPAFMISELRTAFQIGFLIYLPFLIIDMVVASILMSMGMMMLPPVMVSLPFKLILFVLSDGWFLVIGSLVKSFGA